In the genome of Arachis stenosperma cultivar V10309 chromosome 6, arast.V10309.gnm1.PFL2, whole genome shotgun sequence, the window CACTGATAATGGCACTCAGTTCACCGACTCTACCTTCAGAAACCTGGTAGCCAACATGCagatcagttcacctcggtagagcacccacaagcaaatgggcaagccgaggcagccaacaaagttATACTGGCAGTGTTGAAGAAAAGGTTGCAAGATGTAAAGGGAGCATGGGCTGAGAAACTCCCTCAAGTACTATGGGTATATCGGTCTACACCTCAGTCTGCTACAGGaaaaacacccttccgacttgcttatggtatagaagccatgataccagtgcaaatcaatgagcaaagtcCAATGGTGAGCTTCTACGACGAGGTTGGCAACGTATAGGGGCATAAAGAAGAACTCGAGCTACTCCCCAAAGTCCGAGGACAAGCCCATATAAGAGAAGCAGCCTTTAAGCAAAGGATGACAAACagatacaacaagaaagtcattcgaagaagcTTCACTCCAGACGACTTGGTCTTGATTAGAAatgacattggagtcaacaagtCTGGGAATGGAAAACTTGCTGCTaattggaaagggccatacAAAGTTAGAGAGGTCCTAGGAAAAGGCTACTACAAGGTGACCGACTTGAACGGCACCAAATTACCTAGGTcatggcatgcttgtaatatgaaaaggtactatagttaaaagaAAACTccactccctgatgtactctttttcccgCCTTCATGGTTTtttccccaaaaaaaaaaagggtttttCTGAAGGGgattttaacgaggcatcaaaGTGGAGACTAAGGGGCAATCATTCTTAACCCCTTGGTAGCAAAAAGTACCTTTGCcaataaataaagatcttttgcacatctctttaaattccattaagttattatcattttttctatgaaacgcgccgacttaaccTTGACAAACATAAAAATCCCATGCCCGACCTACGTAGACGGCAGGATAAAACGatgaggtacaagtcggtgtaaagagatTATAAAAGCAGATCATGATAACTCGAAAATGTTACGACCAACAAGTCGGAAAAAACCGAGAAGAATTGAAaagcatcgcaaaaataacttTAAGTTATGAACAATTCAAATGGGGAAATTTGAATCTATGAGGAGTACAAAAAGAGATAAAGGGAAAATCATCCAAAATAAAGGCAGAAGCTGTCTCAAGTCCttaaaaatccaaaacaaaCTTAATGCAGCCTGCCCAAAAAAAAGGGTTTTCCAAAAAGGTCAAAAGggattttttcataaaaacctAACGAAAATTTACAAAAAGCATCAACACGCTAATTAATCTcaaaaacccttatccaaaaagaGCCAACATTAAACACGATTTTTGTTTACGGCCGTAAAAGGCCAAAAAGAGTCATAAGCAAACCACCATAGAAACATAAATTGTTCAAAAAAAaaggggacccacaggccgggccccaaAATAGCcaaaaattaattaagtggaagaaggaTTGGAATCACCAGCGGGAAGGGAAGTTGGATTTGCTGCAGGGGAAGACGGAGCGGCCTCCTCTATAGCAGGGGTCGGAGCATCTGAAGACATCAGTTGGGACCCCTCTTGTAGATCCTCACGAGGAGGAGACTCCATAATCCTTTGTCCACGAGTCTTCAGGTCGGAGTCCGTCTCAGGATAAAGAGGAGAAACAATGGCCCCATTCACTATAATTTTATCAGGATCAAGAGGAGAAAGGTCCAGATAAGGAGCGATAACTCCGACCTGTTCCTTGAAGATCCTCCAGGCCTCATTCGAGCTCTCCACCACGGAGTCCTCCAAGTCCTGATAAGCCTCCCAACCTCTTGCTAGCTCCTTCTTCAGGTCAAGATTCTCCCCAAAGAGGCTGACATAATTTTAATCTGCCTTCTCCTTAaggccctccaccatggcataCTGGCCCATCAACCTCTTCTCCCTCTTCTGGAGTTGGGTTCTCTCCTCCCTCAGCTCCGCGACCTCCTCCTTGAGcctcttctcttcctcttgaTAAAGGAAAATCCTCCCCTCTAACTCCTCAACCTTTTGGGTAGAATCCAAAGAGTTAAGGAGAGTAttgtccaaaatatcaaggagTTTTGTGCACACTCCAACAATCTGAACACTCCCCTGAACCATAATATTAAGATGGTTTCGAATGAAAACATCATCCATAAAAATTTGAGTATAGGAAAAAGATGTGATTCCAAATGAATTTGGGACCATCGAAAGTGGAATCCCCTAAAGAGGAGCCAGAAGtcttgcattttttcttcttgGGTTCAGGGGAAGAACAGGCTGGGGGAtgggaggaggaagaggagaagaagaagagaaagatacCAAGATCGGACGAGAAGAAGTCCCCATATCACGagggggaggaggaggaggatgaggaGGAGGAGTGCCAGCAGCCTTGGTAGCATCAACCCGGGCCCGAGACCTCCTCTTGGCCTCCTGAACCTTCTGGTAAGAGGCGCTGGATCCTTTCTTCACTCTCtctgaaaaagagaaaaacaaagagTTAGACTACAAATCGAAAGGCTGCAAGTCGGAAGCAACAAATCAAAAGATTACAAGTCGGAAGTTATCAAAATAATCAACAAAGCTACCTAATTGGGTCCGCACAAAATTTGGAGACCCCTGAAGAAACTTTTTGGTATCCAAATAAGGGGCTCTTCCCCAAGCTTTCTGGAAGAACCCTACTATGGCCTCCTCAACTTCATCCAAATCGTCAAGGTTGTACTTTTCTACAGGAGAAGCCTTCAGCCGGTACAGAGGAAAGATGGGTTTGGAATCTTCATCAAGAAAGAAGGGATGGTGACCCTCTAGTGCTAGAACTTTAAAAAAGAAATTCTTGAAGTCATGGAAAGACTCGTCAAACATAGAGAAAACTTTCCGACCTTGAATAGCTCAGAAAGACACCCACTGTTACTTATTATTttgcccactaaagggcttagtcagatgaaaaagatagaaaaagatCTTTAAGAAAGATGGGAAGTCTAGCTCTCGGCTTACGAGTTGGTAAATCCTCATAAACCCCCCAAGAATTGGGATGGATCTGTGTAGGGGCAACTCGACAGTGATTCAAAACCTCCATCTCAAAATCAAAAAAGGGGAACGAAACCCCCAGGCGGGTAAAAAGACAATCATATATAAAGAGGAAATGGGAGTCAAAGTCAGAAATCCTCCCAAATCAAACCCGGTCTTCAGGACTCGGAGCAACCAATTCATACTTAGGCTCATCAGCCTCATCACTACAGAGTCTATGGTGGGTACGGAGGTCGGTAAGATAGTCTGTATCTACTAGGGGACCCTCCTCAAGAACAGTGACATCTACCCACTCAGAAATGTGAGAAGTCATCCTTtccaaataaaaagaaataggCAAAGacctacaaagaaaaataagaaaagaatcaAACACAGAACCTCTAAGAGACAGGACGACTTCCCTCAAGGGccagaaaaacaaaaaccaCTTGACCAACATACTCACtaaggaaaccaagaaaatacaaacaGCATGCGAAATCTTCTTTAAACACAGAACAAAGTATCAACATAAGCGacagaagaagagaagagaagagactAACCTTTGTTAATAAAAGCAAAGAGGAAGCAGAAAACGGCAGCAACGAAGCACTCTGTGAAGAGAGGCTAAGAAACTTTTTCTCCTTAGAAAGAATAAGGATTCGAGGCAAAGAATTTCATAAGACGAAAAAAAATagaggaaagagagggaaaagaATTTATAAACACGCCAGGGGCAAAATGGTAAAATCAGCACGTTCATTAAAGAAACGTGCCGTTACCAATGTAATTGCTCCCCACGTGTAAATACGAAACCTCTAACGGATGCGACATTTTGATTAGACGCGACTGTTGAGAAATttaaatcacgtcggtttcaaaaATCACGTCGGTATATACATCACGTCGGCTACAAGCCCGAGTTCAAATACTCGAGCCCAACTCATAAGCAAAAAAGATCGGACTCGAATAGGGGCACTGTTTATACCCTGGCCCAACATTAAGTCCCAGGTCCAAATGAGCCAAAAAGGTCCAATCCAAAGATTGGCCTTCGCTACTCATCGACCTCCTCAGAAGAGGTCAGATTCAACACAAACTCCACTTTAAGGAAGTCGGGATTGATGATTAGCTGGCAAATAAcccttattcaaataagtaattGCTCATAAAATCTTTCAACCCACTTCCAGGAGCCATATCCCAACTTTCCTAAGATAAAATGACAGTTATCCACCTTAAAAGGTGGAGCtacaccaacggtggttattggttcaccactataaatacactgtcACCCCTCAGGTATATTTAagttccaatactctctaaaccTGCTCAAAtcccttgctgacttaggcatcagagtgtctttgcaggtaccacccccattccTTCATAGACACAAGTCGGACGGCGGCTCCCAGACACAAACTGAGTCGGAGACCACCTCCTCTAGACGTTTGAGCCAACCTCACAAGTCCAACCCATTAATCTTCGGTTACCCAACGTAACATcactattattttaattaaatcaaaatatttaaaaataaaaacttacatAATTAAGATGATAAAGATAATTAGTAATGTAGAGTTTCATGACGTCTTTTATTCTCCTTCTCCTTTACATTGTTAAAGGCTGGtggtctaattttttttttggttcaaAGGTCTGATTTCATCAACAATGAAAAATGAAATAAGTGGGGTTGAAGGTGGGGTTGGGGACTTGGGGTGAGCGAGAGAAGGTTGGAACGAGAGTGAAAGGGATGAGGTATTCAGCAGGAAGTATACAAGCAGGAGGGTTCGGGATGCATACATGTTTGACACGTGGCTGTGATGCGCAAATCGAACCGTTTGATTTATGTACCTATCATTAGGGATGGAAAAAGGTCAGGCGGCCTGCCAGGGGCCTGTAGCCTGGCCTATGTTTGGCCTGACCTGACTTGTTATAAAATAGACACAGGTTCAAACTCTTATAAAAACCTTATTATATTAATAGACTAGGTCCAGGTTCACTAATTAGCATTATTGGCCTATCAAGCCTGCCTAAGCTTGTTAAtacataattacatatataaataatttttttattattaacaaaattataagatattttaaatttattatatttaattataaatagttttgtatattttaaatactttaaaatttaaacttttttataaatattaaatatgacatattatatataaatatatttattaaaaaataatatttttaaataatatttttatttttgtaaaaaaaattaacagatCTTTTAACAGGTTTTAGGCCAGACCAGTCTAAATAACAGGTTAGGTTTAGTACTTTAAAATAAGCCTATAATAAGTCACAGAccagactttttttttttgtcaggaCCACAGGCCAGACTTAAACCAATTGACTATATGACAGGTTAGGCTTGTTAAGAATAAAGTCTGACCTGACCTATTTCTACCCCTACCTATCATATTTTTAATCAGACCGGCTAATTACTATAATCTAAATTGGACCGTTCAATTTTTTGCTCACTCATATCCTCGTGAAGTCTCCTGCACTCTGTTATACTCCATATGTATcccaatatcaaaataaaaaaaaaaacgaaatatTGAAGgtaaaaaataatgaatgctagatacttattttattttttcaataatatagCAATATATCCACATAAGACCTATTTTGTTGTTCCTCATTGGTATCCACTATCTAAAGTCCATTTAACACAATATTATAGAATacataaatcaaattcaaattaataaattggatattttcttctttatttttagggtttaaggtAAAGGAATGAGTAAACAAAAGCTTGGTCAAGAAGATGGCATGACATTAGGCATTGGTTCGCCTGGTTACATCATCTCCATTGAAagcaaaattaaattaaagttcaAACAAGCAAACAAAAAATATCTAACTTTATTGGCCGAGAAACAAGGAAGTATGGGGGGCAAATATAGGATAGCAAAGAGTGGTCGTTTTATATGATGAGTGAGTGAGTAGAGTAGAAAATGGCATGTTTTGTAAATAGTCTCAAAACCTAAGTGCAATTTGGCAAACACtgaaaaaaatatcaatatatataatacCACTATTCACTGTTCTCTTCAGATCCCTATCAAACCCTCTCTGtacctcttcttcttcttcttcttcttcttcaaggccacaccACCAACCCCTCCTCCGATTTGCCGTGGCAGTTCCATCTGAAACAAACACACGACCAGCTCCAACAAAACGGAACAATCACCGACATCTACCGTCACACTCTCTCTTTCAGTCTTCTAAACTTTCATTTCTATTAGgtaatttctctctctctctctctctctctctctctctctctctcgcttCGTTCACTTCGAAACAAAATTGTTCATATCCAAATTCCAAGTTCTGATTTTTTATCCGATTAAATCATTTCCGGGTTTTTTGCCCCTTTTTTCCCCAACTGTTTTATTAGATGATGATTTACTGTTcgttcatttttaattttttgttttcgtTTCTATGTTTTCAGTGTCTGAAAAAGCTTTTTATCTCTGGTTCCGATTCGTTACTTGGGAGATCTGGATCACTGAGATTCGTAACAATCTAGGGTGGTTTAACAAACGGGGTTTTGGATAAATTGCATGTTCAGTTTTGGATCCACTTAGTGGAAGAAGATTTGTGTTGGTAATCGTGGCGACAACGTTTGGTTTTGTGAAACACACTCATTTCTTGTTGGTGCTGTTGTAGCAGTGAGATCTAGTGGAAAAAACATAAGTTTTGAATCTCTGTGAATTTGTGCTCTTTTGTGAACCATGGAAACGCTTGTTGTTGTGGCACAGCATAGGAACCAATTCCACAGGTCTAAGACCCAAGGCCATGCTAGGTTtggttcttcttctccttctagGGATTTTAGGGGCATCAATTGTAGAGCTTTTCAAACTGGAACTGGTATTCTACCAACACCATTGAAATCTGATACTACTTCACCTGTGACCAAAATGGCATCTCCACCATCACCTTCCCCTAGAACACCATCTACTATTGTCCCAGATAACAAACCCCGCAGCAAAATTGCCACACCAAAGAGTGCCCCAGTTGCTATCAATGGCAAACCGTGTAGAAAGGTTGCTGATTTCAGTGAAGGGCATCATTTTCCTGGGGGAAGATGCATTTCTCTCTCAGAGCTTTGGGCTGGACCTACCTATTCAAATTCGCCGCCACCTAGTTCATTGCCTATCCCGAAATTCTCAGTTAGGCCAAAGAGGACTGTGTCCCTTGAGCTGCCTCGGTCGCCCCCTGAGATTGAGCTGCATCCGGTTGCCAAGTCTGCTCCCTCATCCCCACGCAGGGAGCATTCCCCTTCCACCAGAGGCATCTTTGCTAATGCTGATTCTGCCACGAAGACCCTGTGTCGAATTCTCAATCTTAACTTGGATGGGGAATGAGGTTGAAGGGGAAACTGGTTTCTTGtaaatatgtttttattttcagtgAAGCTGGGTTAGTGTTAGATGTATATAGAGTGACCAAATAAAAGTACTTAGCTTTTGAGTTTGTGTAGTTTTCAGTAGTGGTGTGATGACAATGTTGATCGATGGCTGTGGTGTGGTGGGTCAACAATCTCCAGACTTTTGGGAATTGGATCAAGCTTAGTAGTGGAGAGAGGTAATCAAGGCTCTTATGGGGGGCACAGGGTTTACTATGACTCGTGACTCAGGTGATGTGGATGGAAGCTTCCATCAAAATGGTTGGGAAGAAGCTGCCATGAAAATGGTTGGGAAATTATAGAAGT includes:
- the LOC130935452 gene encoding uncharacterized protein LOC130935452; translation: METLVVVAQHRNQFHRSKTQGHARFGSSSPSRDFRGINCRAFQTGTGILPTPLKSDTTSPVTKMASPPSPSPRTPSTIVPDNKPRSKIATPKSAPVAINGKPCRKVADFSEGHHFPGGRCISLSELWAGPTYSNSPPPSSLPIPKFSVRPKRTVSLELPRSPPEIELHPVAKSAPSSPRREHSPSTRGIFANADSATKTLCRILNLNLDGE